The following nucleotide sequence is from Petrotoga sp. 9PW.55.5.1.
TAATAAAATTGAGCTAATTGAAAAGATATTGAAACATGAAAATATGAATGAACAAATTGAAGAATGGCAAGAGCTTGGAATAGTAGATGAGAATTTTAAGACAAGCGATGTTTTTACAACTGATTTAATAGGCAAGCATTTGTTTGAAAAATATCAACATTTGCCCATTGATACCAAGCATTTTAAGGATTTAGAGCTAGAGATTTTAAGTCAGTTTGAAGATTTAGATAAATCTTTAGACGGCTGGCTGATAAAAAGTGAAAACTATCAGGCATTAAATACAATCCTACCGAAATTTAAAGAAAAAGTGCAGACAATTTACATTGATCCGCCGTTTAATACAGGAGATGATTTTGATTATGTAGATAGGTATCAAGATAGCTCGTGGTTATCTCTAATAGAGAATAGGATAGTGTTATCAAAATATTTTTTAAATGCTCATGGTAGCTTTTTTGTGAATCTCGATGAAAATGCTGATTTTTTTGGCAGAATCTTATTAGAAGAATTACATTTTGAAGAAATTAAAAAAATTACATTTGACACAAATGCTACCAAAGATGAAGAAGCAGATTTATTTGGATATAAAAGTTTTGGCAATAACTTTGCCTTAAAATCATCTACAATTTATTTCTGTAAAAATAAGAATAGCAAATTTTATAAGTTATGGAAGCCAAACAGGAATTTAACTAATCTCAACATTGGATGGTTAGATTTAATCGCTTTCCCCAAAAAAGATAGAAGTAAGTTTAATAAAATAGAAGATTTTGATTATTTTATAGAGAAATATGATACTAATGGACATCTGGAATATTTGAAAATAGATATAAATGAAAAGATATATCCTGTCGGTGATATTTGGAATGATATTTATTCTTTTACTCAATCAGAAATGCGAACAAGCGAAAACTTATCTTTCCAAACGCAGAAGCCAGAAAATTTTTTACGACGTATTATTCAAGCTTCATCTACACAAAAAGAGATTATTTTAGATTTTTTTGGTGGCAGCGGAACTACTTATGTGGTTGCTCATAAATTAAACAGAAAATGGATTGGAATTGAAATGGGAGAATACTTCTATGAATTCTATGAAGAATGGGACAAAACACAAAACAAGTTTATTAAAAAATTGGGCATTCTCGGTAGATTAAAAAATGTTCTTGCTGGCGACAAAGAGTTTAAAGCAGTAACTAAAAACAGGAGGAGTCATCTTTCAAAGGATATTAACTGGCAGGGTGGTGGGTTTTTCAAATACTACGAACTTGAGCAATACGAGGAAACACTGGCAAATTGCAAATATAAAGATGGTGATTTGTTCCAAGTTCCTGGAAGATCTTCCTATCAAGAATATGTATTTATGAAAGACGAAAAAATGCTTGAAGCGTTAGAAATTGATTATGAAAACAATAAAGTCAAGGTTGATTTAGACAAACTTTACCCAAATATAGACATTGCCGAAACCTTGTCTAACTTAACTGGCAAAGGGATAAAGAAAATCAATGACGATGAAGTAGAATTTGAAGATGGAATGAAAATCAACACCAAAGATTTAGATTATAAACTAATAAAACCTTTAATATGGTGGGATTGATATGACTAAACTATATTTGCAAAAAATCATAGATGATATTTCTTTTGAAACCTTACCTATAACATGGCAGGGATTTGATTTTGCGCGATTTTCAAAAGACAAAACACTTTTTGACTTTCAGCAGAATGCACTTAAAAATGCTTTGCGTGGCTTATGGCTTTATTTCAAAGGAAACACCCCGTCCCTTCGGGACACCCCTCTACAAGAGGATCCAAATCCAACAGGGGCTAATTTTGAGGGGAATGAATTGAAGCAAAGTTTGTTTAATCACTATAAATTAAATGGATTTGAAGAAAACTTTGATTACGATTTGAAAAAGAAAAAAGATAGCAAAACCGCAAAATATCTTTTACAATACGACGAAGATTATCCAGTCAGAGATTCTAAGATTTCTTTTTCGCATTTTATCAATCGAATGAGTTTTTGGATGGCAACGGGTTCTGGTAAAACGTTGATTATCGTTAAATTGATTGAGCTTTTAGGACTGCTTATTTCAAAAGGTGAAATTCCCAAAAACGGTATTCTATTTTTGGCACACAGGGAGGATTTGTTAGAACAGTTCAAAAATCACGTTGATGAATTTAACAGCTTCAATTTTGACACAAAGATCAATCTCAAAAATTTGAGGGATTATGAGAGCGTAAAGCATGAAAATGCCCTGCCTTTTGCCAAAAACGAGATTACTGTTTTTTATTATCGTTCCGACTTGATTTCCGATGAAAAAAAAGAAAAAATCGTGAATTTTAAAAATTACGATAATAGTGGCAAGTGGTACATTCTTTTGGATGAAGCACACAAAGGCGACAAGGAAGACAGCAAGCGGCAGATTTTATACTCCATACTTTCAAGGAACGGATTTTTATTTAATTTTTCCGCAACCTTTACCGACCCGAGGGACTTTGCAACCTGCGCCTTTAATTTTAATCTTTCAAGGTTCGTTGAAGAAGGATACGGCAAGCATATTTATGTATCGGGGCAAGATATAAAAGCATTCAAAGAAAAAACTGATTTTTCAGAACAAGAAAAGCAAAAAATTGTTTTGAAAACCCTTTTACTTTTGACTTACATCAACAAGTATTTTGAAAAAATTAGGAAGGTTGTAAACACCCTGTCTGCTAGCGCAGACACCCCTCTAAAAGAGGGGAATTTATACCACCGACCACTTCTTTTGACACTCGTTAATTCTGTATCTGTAGAAGATTCTGATTTAGAGCTGTTTTTTAGAGAATTAGAAAAGGTTGCGAAAAATGAAATTAGATCTGATTTGATCAAAGAAGCAAGAGAGGAACTTGGCCAAGAGTTTCGCAATGATGCAAAATTTGAATTTGAAGATTTGAAATTTGATATTGACACAGATTTAATTTCAAAATTGGAATACAAAGATATTTTGAAATATGTTTTCAATGCCGAAACTCCTGGCAAGATTGAGGTTTTGAAAATCCCAGGGAATCGCCAAGAGTTGATTTTTAGGTTAATGACTGCTGATAAACCGTTTGCGTTAATCAAAATCGGCGATATTTCCGGCTGGCTGAAAGATAAACTTGAAGGATATGAAATAAACGAAAGTTTTGAAAACGAAAGTTATTTCAGACGAATAAATCACGATGATTCCGACATAAATATTTTAATGGGTTCGCGCTCTTTTTACGAAGGCTGGGATTCAAACAGACCAAATATTCTTTTATTCGTGAATATCGGGGTTGGAAGCGACGCTAAAAAATTCGTTCTGCAATCGGTTGGCAGAGGTATAAGAATAGAGCCGCAAAAATACCAGAGAAAACGACTTCAAAATTTGTTCAACGCAGGAAAAGTTAATGTGCAGTTATTTGAAAAAGTTAAAAATCTGATTTTACCAATTGAGAGCTTGTTTGTTTTTGGGACTAACGCCGAAAACCTGAAAGAAATTATCAAAACGCTGAAAGAAGAAAAGCAAGATAAAAACTTGGGTGAAGAATTCATTTTAAATCCCGAAGCGGATAAACATCTTCTTTTGATACCGGTTTATAAAACAGCAGAGAGAATTTTTGCCGAGGAACAAAACCCTCAAAAGTATCCTATCAGCCGTGAAGATTTTGATATAACATCTCAATTTTACGAATTTCTAGGCGATAAAATCACTTTGGCTAAATATGATTGTGAAGTGAAAGTTTTGGATAAAGCAAAAGAAAGTTTTTCTGTGAAAAATAAAAATAGATATTATACGCTTGGCAAAGATGAACCATCGCTTTTTGAACCAGAGTTAATTCTTGAGCGGATTTTTGATTATCTTGGAGTTAAAAGCAAAGAGTTTGAGAAGTTCAAAGAGTTGGAAAATGAAATCGTGCATTTCAAACATGTTAAATTTATTGATTCCGAAAAATACGAAGAAATAAAAAAGAAAATTGATGTAATGAAGCACTACCCAGAAATGAAAAAAGAGTTAGACGAAAGTTATGGCAAAGTATCCCCAGATAAATATGCTGAGCAGTTGAAGCTATTTGAAGAAGCAGGAAAGTATGAAGTCAAAAACCAAAAAATCAAAATCAAGTATTTGGCTAACCATTACTACCTTCCTGTGATCGTTTCAGAAACCGAAAAAATTGATTATCTCAATCATATTATCAATGTTGATAGTGAGGTAAGATTTATTGAGGAATTGGAAGAATATCTTGCCAAACCAAATA
It contains:
- a CDS encoding DNA methyltransferase, which encodes MSKEQKFYKALQDVFIGAKIEGEGGFVNLMRIKSNYYRKIEDILKKDIESALKNYPSFRDELFDKLYSFFSRYFTESGSIYFNSTPFHNNIYEKVYTDEKDVILFWKTQMLYYVKTDKIFRSLPVEFDGFKFYFDASKIENKKANEKRSLVFELNKIHEDGTIVFDVQYSERGRKTKQEDILKAIKRKGIAITEEQLERSFRVFEKQSEVDFFINKNAKAFLQEQFKLWSYQYFWEGAKKWSTDRVNQLQILKDIAFKLIDFISQFEDELVKIWNKPKFVKNSNYVITLDRINKIELIEKILKHENMNEQIEEWQELGIVDENFKTSDVFTTDLIGKHLFEKYQHLPIDTKHFKDLELEILSQFEDLDKSLDGWLIKSENYQALNTILPKFKEKVQTIYIDPPFNTGDDFDYVDRYQDSSWLSLIENRIVLSKYFLNAHGSFFVNLDENADFFGRILLEELHFEEIKKITFDTNATKDEEADLFGYKSFGNNFALKSSTIYFCKNKNSKFYKLWKPNRNLTNLNIGWLDLIAFPKKDRSKFNKIEDFDYFIEKYDTNGHLEYLKIDINEKIYPVGDIWNDIYSFTQSEMRTSENLSFQTQKPENFLRRIIQASSTQKEIILDFFGGSGTTYVVAHKLNRKWIGIEMGEYFYEFYEEWDKTQNKFIKKLGILGRLKNVLAGDKEFKAVTKNRRSHLSKDINWQGGGFFKYYELEQYEETLANCKYKDGDLFQVPGRSSYQEYVFMKDEKMLEALEIDYENNKVKVDLDKLYPNIDIAETLSNLTGKGIKKINDDEVEFEDGMKINTKDLDYKLIKPLIWWD
- a CDS encoding DEAD/DEAH box helicase family protein; this translates as MTKLYLQKIIDDISFETLPITWQGFDFARFSKDKTLFDFQQNALKNALRGLWLYFKGNTPSLRDTPLQEDPNPTGANFEGNELKQSLFNHYKLNGFEENFDYDLKKKKDSKTAKYLLQYDEDYPVRDSKISFSHFINRMSFWMATGSGKTLIIVKLIELLGLLISKGEIPKNGILFLAHREDLLEQFKNHVDEFNSFNFDTKINLKNLRDYESVKHENALPFAKNEITVFYYRSDLISDEKKEKIVNFKNYDNSGKWYILLDEAHKGDKEDSKRQILYSILSRNGFLFNFSATFTDPRDFATCAFNFNLSRFVEEGYGKHIYVSGQDIKAFKEKTDFSEQEKQKIVLKTLLLLTYINKYFEKIRKVVNTLSASADTPLKEGNLYHRPLLLTLVNSVSVEDSDLELFFRELEKVAKNEIRSDLIKEAREELGQEFRNDAKFEFEDLKFDIDTDLISKLEYKDILKYVFNAETPGKIEVLKIPGNRQELIFRLMTADKPFALIKIGDISGWLKDKLEGYEINESFENESYFRRINHDDSDINILMGSRSFYEGWDSNRPNILLFVNIGVGSDAKKFVLQSVGRGIRIEPQKYQRKRLQNLFNAGKVNVQLFEKVKNLILPIESLFVFGTNAENLKEIIKTLKEEKQDKNLGEEFILNPEADKHLLLIPVYKTAERIFAEEQNPQKYPISREDFDITSQFYEFLGDKITLAKYDCEVKVLDKAKESFSVKNKNRYYTLGKDEPSLFEPELILERIFDYLGVKSKEFEKFKELENEIVHFKHVKFIDSEKYEEIKKKIDVMKHYPEMKKELDESYGKVSPDKYAEQLKLFEEAGKYEVKNQKIKIKYLANHYYLPVIVSETEKIDYLNHIINVDSEVRFIEELEEYLAKPNNVFTKFDWWMFSKLDQTLDEVFIPYYNPKENKISKFKPDFIFWMQKDNQYLILFVDPKGTEHADGYRKIDGYSSIFEYGAQKQSRDFSYNGFVINTKLLLKPRRGIADVLENYRKYWFDNFDDFASKIS